One Xyrauchen texanus isolate HMW12.3.18 chromosome 46, RBS_HiC_50CHRs, whole genome shotgun sequence DNA segment encodes these proteins:
- the LOC127638589 gene encoding photoreceptor-specific nuclear receptor-like, whose protein sequence is MEDPMSEMSMVQFASPTESSRSNSDDSQEGKSPAPGKVLNSGLLCKVCSDTSSGKHYGIYACNGCSGFFKRSVRRRLIYRCQAGTGMCPVDKAHRNQCQACRLKKCLQAGMNKDAVQNERQPRSTAQVRLDALDVDKDKEHLATTLEPTSSSPCSVINRPLLGSSISSSISSTDISQGSSSPKNGHRFMASLMTAETCAKLEPEDVDENIDVTSNEPERSSPEYSSSLYPTRGPESVYETSARLLFMSVKWAKNLPVFSHLPFRDQVILLEEAWSELFLLCAIQWSLPLDNCPLLSLADLSPPGQGKSSPSASDVRVLQEVFSRFKPLQVDPTEFACLKAIVLFKPETRGLKDPEQVENLQDQSQVLLAQHIHTLYPNQFARFGRLLLLLPSLHFVSSERIEQLFFQRTIGNTPMEKLLCDMFKN, encoded by the exons ATGGAGGATCCAATGTCAGAAATGTCCATGGTACAATTTGCGTCACCAACAGAGTCTTCCAGGAGCAACTCTGATGACAGTCAAGAGG GTAAAAGTCCCGCTCCTGGTAAGGTCCTGAACTCTGGACTTCTCTGTAAAGTGTGTTCCGATACTAGCAGCGGGAAACACTATGGAATATATGCTTGCAATGGCTGCAGTGGCTTTTTCAAGCGTAGTGTGAGACGCAGACTCATCTACAG ATGTCAAGCTGGTACAGGCATGTGTCCAGTTGATAAAGCCCATCGAAATCAGTGCCAGGCCTGTCGCTTAAAGAAATGCCTCCAAGCTGGCATGAACAAGGACG CTGTCCAGAATGAACGTCAGCCCCGCAGTACCGCTCAAGTCAGGTTAGATGCTCTGGATGTGGATAAAGACAAGGAGCACCTGGCAACCACCCTGGAGCCCACCTCCTCCTCCCCCTGCTCCGTGATCAACCGCCCACTACTGGGCTCTTCTATCAGCTCCAGTATCAGCTCCACTGACATCAGCCAGGGCTCAAGTAGCCCCAAAAATGGACATCGCTTCATGGCAAGTCTCATGACAGCCGAGACCTGCGCCAAGCTTGAGCCAGAGGATG TGGATGAGAACATTGATGTTACCAGTAATGAACCTGAGAGGAGTTCTCCAGAGTACAGCAGCTCTCTTTACCCCACACGTGGCcctgagagtgtgtatgagacgTCAGCCCGCCTGCTCTTCATGTCTGTGAAATGGGCCAAGAACCTGCCAGTGTTTTCCCACCTACCTTTCAGAGACCAG GTGATTCTACTTGAGGAGGCATGGAGCGAGCTTTTTCTTCTGTGTGCAATTCAGTGGTCACTACCCCTGGACAACTGCCCCTTGCTGTCCTTAGCTGACCTCTCACCCCCAGGACAGGGCAAGAGCAGCCCCTCTGCCTCAGACGTGAGGGTCCTGCAAGAAGTGTTTAGCCGCTTCAAGCCCCTTCAAGTGGATCCAACTGAGTTTGCTTGCCTGAAAGCCATAGTTTTGTTTAAACCAG AGACACGAGGACTGAAAGACCCAGAGCAGGTGGAAAATCTACAAGATCAGTCACAAGTACTGCTAGCTCAACATATCCACACTCTTTACCCGAATCAATTCGCCAG GTTTGGCAGACTATTGCTTCTTCTTCCATCCCTTCACTTTGTGAGTTCAGAGAGAATCGAGCAACTTTTCTTCCAGAGAACCATCGGGAACACACCCATGGAAAAACTCCTGTGTGATATGTTCAAAAACTGA